Proteins from a genomic interval of Marmota flaviventris isolate mMarFla1 chromosome 8, mMarFla1.hap1, whole genome shotgun sequence:
- the LOC114091388 gene encoding large ribosomal subunit protein eL42-like — translation MVNIPKTRQTFCKKCDEHQPHKVTQYKKGKDSLYAQGKRQYDRKQSGYGGQTKPIFRKKAKTTKKIVLRLECVEPNCRSKRMLAIKRCKHFELGGDKKRKGQVIQFLASLFVLL, via the coding sequence ATGGTGAACATTCCTAAGACCCGCCAGACGTTCTGTAAGAAATGTGATGAACACCAACCCCATAAAGTGACACAGTACAAGAAGGGCAAGGATTCTCTGTATGCACAGGGAAAGCGGCAGTATGACAGGAAACAGAGTGGCTATGGTGGACAGACTAAGCCAATTTTCAGGAAAAAGGCTAAAACTACAAAGAAGATTGTGCTGAGGCTTGAGTGTGTTGAGCCTAATTGCAGATCTAAGAGAATGCTGGCTATTAAGAGATGCAAGCATTTTGAACTGGGAGGAGATAAGAAGAGAAAGGGCCAAGTGATCCAGTTCTTAGCttcattgtttgttttattatga